From a single Bacteroidales bacterium genomic region:
- a CDS encoding DUF5011 domain-containing protein has product MKTKTTPIILLFFVLSSCKESSNDITPPVISLIGPSQVTTQRDSVYVDAGATAFDETDGDITSDIIVVNPVNVNILGTYYVTYNVTDNAGNKAEEVRRKVTVMIY; this is encoded by the coding sequence ATGAAAACAAAAACAACCCCCATTATTTTATTGTTCTTTGTTTTGTCATCGTGCAAAGAAAGCAGTAACGACATAACACCTCCGGTTATCTCCCTCATTGGGCCTTCTCAGGTGACTACTCAGAGAGATTCCGTTTATGTTGATGCTGGGGCAACAGCTTTTGATGAAACTGACGGAGATATTACATCTGATATTATTGTTGTGAACCCGGTAAATGTAAACATACTTGGCACTTACTATGTAACATATAATGTTACCGATAATGCAGGTAATAAAGCCGAAGAAGTGCGGAGAAAAGTTACAGTGATGATTTATTAA
- a CDS encoding DUF5011 domain-containing protein, translating to MSVLIWTLTSCSKKDNDFPVITLNGDAVFEIILNSPFNDPGAEAYDETEGVISVEISGEVDTDFAGTYIIYYSASDASENTTVAFRTVIVRNQAGIYEGAYQAKTIINIDTTDFSADLVVSNTLNYRIWLSGFAAYQNASVYADIRQDSVFVPAQITLAGTPMVFHKFEGNGLIKNIDGNNVFEINFTDSVSGNIISGNTVYTNVN from the coding sequence TTGAGTGTTTTAATCTGGACATTAACATCATGTTCCAAAAAAGATAATGATTTTCCTGTGATTACATTAAACGGTGATGCTGTTTTTGAAATTATTTTGAATTCACCATTTAATGACCCTGGCGCTGAAGCATACGATGAAACAGAAGGTGTTATTTCTGTTGAAATATCCGGAGAAGTGGATACGGATTTTGCCGGAACCTATATAATTTATTATTCTGCTTCTGATGCTTCAGAAAATACAACAGTGGCATTCAGGACTGTTATTGTCAGAAATCAGGCGGGTATCTATGAAGGAGCGTATCAGGCAAAAACTATTATAAATATTGACACAACTGATTTTTCTGCCGACTTAGTTGTATCGAATACTCTGAATTACAGAATCTGGCTTAGCGGTTTTGCTGCATATCAGAATGCTTCCGTTTATGCCGATATTAGGCAGGATTCTGTTTTTGTTCCCGCCCAAATTACTTTAGCAGGAACCCCAATGGTATTTCACAAATTTGAAGGAAATGGATTAATTAAAAATATTGATGGAAATAACGTCTTTGAAATAAATTTTACCGACTCTGTTTCGGGAAATATAATCAGTGGAAATACTGTTTATACTAATGTAAATTAA
- a CDS encoding LTA synthase family protein, producing the protein MYSKLKFYFLQSIWFVLIVGLSFVLFRGGFQLRPISIVNAAEHSSARNVPLIINTPFSIITTFNKSSITVKDFFLPEQCKEIFNPVKLKIRKNGESFKNYNVVFIIVESLSKEYIGALNQDTLIPKQTSYTPFIDSLISQSLCFANAFANSKRSIEAIPAILSGIPSLMNNAYLTSVFSGNKINSLPILLKKHAYSSAFFHGGKNGTLNFDAYAKLAGFEHYFGKDEYNNDKDYDGKWGIYDEEFLQFASLELNKLSQPFVSSIFTLSSHHPYLIPPRYKNKFPKGTLEIHESIGYADYSLRMFFKRCSEMDWYSNTLFVITADHSSLAEEPYYKNDAGTFAVPLIFYLPGNNLKGIKYNVCQQIDILPSVLHLLNYEGKYAAFGSSVFDSTAHHFSLNYLNNSYQLINDSILLQFDGEKSISCYDFQNDKMLTKNIISETPRKYIESEKFIKAFIQVYNNRMLKNKFTETDEE; encoded by the coding sequence ATGTACAGTAAATTAAAATTTTATTTTTTACAAAGCATTTGGTTTGTACTTATAGTAGGATTGTCGTTTGTTTTATTCAGGGGCGGGTTTCAATTAAGACCGATAAGTATTGTCAACGCTGCCGAACATTCGTCTGCAAGAAATGTTCCTTTGATAATCAATACACCATTTTCCATAATAACAACATTCAATAAATCGAGTATTACAGTTAAAGATTTTTTTTTGCCAGAGCAATGCAAAGAGATATTCAATCCTGTAAAATTAAAAATCAGAAAAAACGGAGAATCTTTTAAAAATTACAATGTGGTATTTATTATTGTTGAAAGTTTATCAAAAGAATATATCGGCGCATTAAATCAAGATACTTTAATACCGAAACAAACCTCTTACACTCCGTTTATTGACTCACTCATCTCCCAAAGTTTATGTTTTGCAAATGCTTTTGCAAACAGCAAACGTTCCATAGAGGCAATCCCTGCAATTCTTTCCGGTATTCCTTCATTAATGAATAATGCTTACCTGACATCTGTTTTTTCAGGCAATAAGATAAACTCGTTGCCAATTTTATTAAAGAAACATGCATATTCTTCAGCTTTTTTCCATGGCGGGAAGAATGGAACATTGAATTTTGATGCTTACGCAAAACTGGCAGGTTTTGAGCATTATTTTGGAAAAGATGAATACAATAATGATAAGGATTACGATGGTAAATGGGGTATTTATGATGAGGAGTTTTTACAATTTGCGTCCCTTGAGCTTAATAAGTTGTCACAGCCTTTTGTTTCTTCAATATTTACTCTGTCGTCACATCATCCATACTTGATTCCCCCAAGATATAAAAATAAATTCCCCAAAGGCACCCTTGAAATACATGAAAGTATCGGTTATGCCGATTATTCTTTGAGGATGTTTTTTAAAAGATGTTCCGAAATGGACTGGTACAGTAATACTTTATTTGTAATCACCGCCGATCATAGCTCCCTTGCTGAAGAGCCATATTATAAAAATGATGCAGGCACCTTTGCCGTTCCACTTATATTTTATTTGCCTGGCAATAACCTCAAAGGCATTAAATATAATGTATGCCAGCAGATTGATATATTACCTTCTGTGCTTCACTTGTTGAATTATGAAGGAAAATATGCCGCTTTTGGAAGCAGCGTATTTGATAGTACAGCACATCATTTTTCTCTTAATTATCTTAATAATTCTTATCAGTTGATAAACGATAGCATTTTGCTTCAGTTTGATGGAGAGAAAAGTATATCATGCTACGATTTTCAAAATGATAAAATGCTCACAAAAAATATCATAAGCGAAACCCCTAGAAAATATATTGAATCTGAAAAATTTATTAAAGCGTTTATTCAGGTTTATAATAACAGAATGTTAAAAAACAAATTTACCGAAACGGATGAAGAATAA
- a CDS encoding DUF5011 domain-containing protein, whose translation MRKNIIISFFTLLIISACSKDDTTAPVITINGTNPYVLLWGSDSTYLDPGAIATDDFDGEITCEVSGSVDMFSAGVYTITYSATDVAENSISVTRTVIIDAAAVLADNFNVENFIGVEYDTTYYDTIYVAGSINNKISFKHFAGIKNAGIYANISGTSINIPEQIVFCGEPAENKTFSGTGTFSNDTAFTINYFVDVNGFMYSGYGNYSKN comes from the coding sequence ATGAGAAAAAATATTATTATTAGTTTTTTTACACTACTAATCATAAGTGCCTGCAGTAAAGATGATACTACGGCCCCTGTAATCACTATTAACGGAACCAATCCTTATGTTTTGCTTTGGGGGAGCGATTCAACATATCTTGACCCGGGTGCCATAGCCACCGATGATTTTGACGGAGAAATAACCTGTGAGGTTTCAGGTTCTGTGGATATGTTTTCTGCCGGGGTTTATACAATCACTTACTCCGCAACAGACGTAGCTGAAAATTCTATAAGCGTTACAAGAACAGTTATTATTGATGCAGCAGCCGTACTGGCAGATAATTTTAATGTAGAAAATTTTATTGGTGTTGAATATGATACCACATATTATGATACCATTTATGTAGCAGGTTCCATTAACAACAAAATATCATTTAAACATTTTGCGGGAATTAAAAATGCAGGCATTTACGCAAACATTAGTGGCACGAGCATTAACATTCCCGAACAAATTGTGTTTTGCGGTGAACCTGCTGAAAATAAAACTTTTTCAGGAACGGGAACTTTTTCAAATGATACAGCTTTTACAATAAATTATTTTGTTGATGTTAACGGCTTTATGTATTCAGGATATGGGAATTATTCTAAAAACTGA
- a CDS encoding DUF5011 domain-containing protein — MKKIALILTSVALIASAYVFTSCDKINTLAPTVTLTGDAVINHILNTDFVDPGATAKAEDGTELTVEVTCEPVFDEDVAGTYIFTYSATDVDGNEGTAKRTVIVYNEAKDYAGTYDATDHVDGVTPDYEWVETISASSIQNNVLEVTKFAGYTDAKLKFLITGTVVSAPAGLPAQTFMCGPAGSQTNSTFSNIGGSVNGTTITITYTQTDEGNPTPWQGTDTFVKQ, encoded by the coding sequence ATGAAAAAAATTGCTTTGATTTTAACATCGGTTGCATTGATTGCAAGTGCTTACGTGTTTACATCTTGTGATAAGATAAACACACTTGCTCCTACTGTTACTTTGACAGGGGATGCTGTTATCAACCACATTTTGAATACTGATTTTGTTGACCCAGGCGCTACTGCAAAAGCAGAAGATGGAACTGAACTTACTGTTGAAGTTACCTGCGAACCTGTTTTTGATGAAGACGTTGCAGGAACTTATATTTTTACTTATTCCGCAACAGATGTTGACGGAAATGAGGGAACAGCCAAAAGAACAGTTATTGTTTACAATGAAGCAAAAGATTATGCAGGGACTTATGATGCTACAGATCATGTTGATGGCGTTACTCCTGATTATGAATGGGTTGAAACAATATCTGCATCATCAATACAAAACAATGTTCTAGAGGTTACAAAATTTGCTGGTTATACTGATGCTAAGTTAAAATTTTTGATAACAGGTACAGTAGTATCTGCACCAGCTGGATTACCTGCACAGACATTTATGTGTGGCCCAGCAGGTTCACAGACTAACAGTACATTCTCAAACATTGGTGGAAGTGTAAATGGCACAACAATTACTATAACTTATACTCAAACAGACGAAGGAAATCCAACTCCATGGCAAGGTACAGATACTTTTGTAAAACAGTAA
- a CDS encoding aldolase/citrate lyase family protein, whose product MKQNKIVSAGNKGKSVRSDCYITLELSEKGGITIDLTSKVKALYEKTIIKQLKDILVFFDIKNARVTIEDSGALPFVISARMEAAIKQLLKTEKEYLPDLLLSNQYKTLKDRNRISRLYLPGNTPSLMINAGIHKPDGIILDLEDAVSPDKKFEATFIVRNALRNLDFYGAERMVRINQVPCGLDDLNYVVPHYVNLILIPKCENALQIHAVNERISNLKKKHKLDYDIWLMPIIESAKGVLKSYEIACSAENVVAMAIGLEDYTADIGVKRSAEAEESLWARSMVVNACHATGIQAIDSVFSDVSDMEGLKQNVLKSKALGFDGMGCIHPRQIRVIHENFAPDSTEIAKAKKIVNAFLEAREKGLGVVSLGTKMIDAPVVKRAQKTINLAISTGKISKNWREEENEKI is encoded by the coding sequence ATGAAGCAAAATAAAATAGTTAGTGCAGGGAATAAAGGCAAAAGCGTACGTTCCGACTGCTATATTACTCTGGAACTATCAGAAAAAGGCGGTATAACAATTGACCTGACAAGTAAAGTAAAAGCTCTTTATGAAAAAACAATAATAAAACAATTAAAAGACATCCTTGTTTTTTTTGATATTAAAAATGCCAGGGTTACTATTGAAGATTCCGGAGCTTTACCTTTTGTGATATCAGCACGTATGGAGGCGGCAATTAAGCAACTTCTTAAAACAGAAAAAGAATACCTTCCCGATTTATTACTATCCAATCAGTACAAAACGCTTAAAGACCGCAACCGTATTTCACGCCTCTACCTGCCTGGCAACACCCCTAGCCTGATGATAAATGCCGGAATTCATAAGCCCGATGGCATCATTCTGGACCTTGAAGACGCTGTGTCGCCGGATAAAAAGTTTGAAGCAACTTTTATTGTCAGAAACGCATTGAGAAACTTAGATTTTTACGGAGCAGAACGCATGGTTAGAATAAACCAGGTACCGTGTGGCCTTGATGACCTTAATTATGTTGTACCACATTATGTCAACCTTATTCTGATACCCAAATGCGAAAATGCATTACAGATTCATGCTGTAAATGAACGTATTTCCAACTTAAAGAAAAAACATAAATTAGATTATGACATTTGGTTAATGCCCATCATTGAAAGTGCAAAAGGAGTTCTAAAATCATATGAAATAGCCTGCTCTGCAGAAAATGTCGTAGCTATGGCCATAGGGTTGGAAGATTACACTGCCGACATCGGGGTTAAAAGATCCGCTGAAGCTGAAGAATCGCTCTGGGCACGCAGTATGGTTGTGAATGCTTGCCATGCAACCGGAATACAAGCAATTGATTCTGTATTTTCAGACGTCTCCGATATGGAAGGATTAAAACAAAATGTACTCAAATCAAAAGCCCTGGGATTTGATGGCATGGGCTGCATACATCCGAGGCAGATACGGGTTATTCATGAAAATTTTGCACCAGACAGCACTGAAATTGCCAAAGCTAAAAAGATAGTGAATGCATTTCTTGAAGCCAGAGAAAAGGGATTGGGTGTTGTTTCTCTTGGAACAAAAATGATTGATGCCCCCGTGGTAAAACGTGCGCAAAAGACCATTAACCTTGCCATTTCAACAGGAAAAATTTCAAAAAACTGGAGAGAAGAAGAAAATGAAAAAATTTGA
- the citF gene encoding citrate lyase subunit alpha: MKKFDKLVVNAIGRTVPTVINGKPAVPFMGVGKHRPDGVKYAPAIPTCIDYPDDGNKTLASLGEALKKCGLKDGMTISTHHHLRDGDLVSNTIFDIAHEMGVKDLVWFPSASFPCNEPLIKYLEDGTINRIEGSMNGPLGKYTSKGGMKGCAVLRSHGGRVQAIQDGEVHIDIAVIAAPVADPFGNANALSGKSACGILGYSLADYMYADKVIVVTDNLIPFPCMPMQVQGNYVDYVVVVDHIGIPEKIVSGTTEVTKSPDRLLLAEWTAQFCDEAGLLHEGCSMQSGAGGTSLAVGVYLDQILKSRGEKARFAFGGSTKYMVQMLESGTLDYILDAQAFDLEAVRSARENDRHIDLSVFQAYNFHSKGNYTSMTDIMILGATEIDVNFNGNVVTHSDGLLLHGIGGWQNCLHAKTVIIPIPLFRDRIPVLVDQVTTVCGPGEMIDVIVTERGIAINPLRTDLIEKMKNSSLPIKTIQQLKAEAEAICGAPEKIEFEDEIVAVIKWVDGTVIDSVRKVK, from the coding sequence ATGAAAAAATTTGACAAACTTGTTGTGAATGCCATCGGCCGGACTGTTCCGACCGTCATCAACGGAAAACCTGCTGTTCCTTTTATGGGCGTGGGAAAGCACAGGCCCGACGGAGTGAAATATGCTCCGGCTATTCCTACTTGTATTGATTATCCCGACGACGGGAATAAAACCCTGGCTTCGCTGGGCGAAGCCTTGAAAAAATGCGGGCTGAAAGATGGTATGACCATCAGCACACATCATCATTTACGCGACGGAGACCTTGTAAGTAATACCATTTTTGATATAGCCCACGAAATGGGCGTAAAGGATTTAGTGTGGTTTCCATCGGCATCATTTCCCTGCAACGAGCCTCTTATAAAATACCTCGAAGACGGTACCATAAACCGCATCGAAGGGTCTATGAACGGTCCGCTGGGAAAATATACCAGTAAAGGCGGTATGAAAGGTTGCGCCGTGTTGCGTTCGCATGGAGGCCGTGTTCAGGCCATACAGGACGGCGAAGTGCATATCGACATTGCCGTGATAGCCGCCCCTGTGGCCGACCCTTTTGGCAATGCAAATGCCCTCAGCGGAAAGTCTGCCTGCGGCATACTGGGTTATTCTCTGGCGGATTATATGTATGCCGACAAAGTGATAGTGGTTACCGATAACCTTATTCCTTTTCCATGTATGCCCATGCAGGTGCAGGGAAATTATGTAGACTATGTGGTGGTGGTAGACCATATCGGTATTCCTGAAAAAATTGTTTCCGGTACTACCGAAGTAACTAAAAGCCCCGACCGTCTTTTGCTCGCTGAGTGGACTGCCCAGTTTTGCGATGAAGCTGGCCTGCTGCATGAAGGTTGCAGTATGCAGTCGGGTGCCGGTGGAACATCGCTGGCTGTGGGTGTATATCTGGACCAAATTCTGAAATCCCGTGGCGAAAAAGCACGGTTTGCATTTGGTGGCAGTACCAAATATATGGTGCAGATGCTGGAAAGCGGCACACTCGACTACATACTTGATGCACAGGCTTTCGACCTCGAAGCCGTTAGGTCGGCAAGGGAAAACGACCGTCATATAGATTTATCTGTTTTTCAGGCATACAATTTCCACAGCAAAGGCAATTACACCTCCATGACAGATATTATGATACTGGGAGCTACCGAAATTGATGTAAATTTCAACGGCAATGTAGTAACACATTCCGACGGACTTCTGCTCCATGGTATTGGCGGCTGGCAAAACTGCCTGCATGCAAAAACCGTCATCATACCCATTCCGCTCTTCCGCGACCGTATCCCGGTGCTGGTAGATCAGGTAACTACCGTGTGCGGCCCGGGAGAGATGATTGATGTTATTGTTACCGAAAGAGGCATTGCAATCAATCCATTACGTACCGACCTCATTGAAAAGATGAAAAATTCTTCTTTGCCAATCAAGACTATCCAGCAGCTAAAAGCTGAAGCTGAAGCGATTTGCGGAGCGCCGGAAAAGATTGAATTTGAAGATGAAATTGTAGCGGTGATCAAATGGGTTGACGGTACTGTGATCGATTCGGTACGAAAAGTGAAGTAA
- the citF gene encoding citrate lyase subunit alpha: MKKYDKLVVNALGRTVPTIINGKPAVPYMGIGKYKPGGVKHAPPIVSSADYPANGNKTVTSLKEALKKCGLKNGMTISTHHHFRNGDLVAHKVFDIVKEMGVKDIMWFPSASFECHSPMTKFLEDGTIHHIEGSMNGSLGRFTSEGKMKGLGVLRSHGGRYQAVQDGDVHIDIAVIAAPTADAFGNATGDRGPTACGLLGFALADSQYADKVIVVTDNLVPFPCIPWQIHGNYVDHVVVLDKIGIPEKIVSGTTEVTKSPDRLLLAEWTAQFCDETGIIHDGFSFQAGAGGTALSIGIYFAEILRKRGMKARFARGGSNKYLVQMLEEGLTDYILDGQTFDLEGVRSMRENPGHINTSPFTSYNYHGKGNFATMVDVVILGATEVDVNFNANVVTHSDGTLLHGIGGWQNCLFSKCTILPIPLFRDRIPVIIDDVTTICGPGELIDVIVTERGIAINPLRKDLIKKMKHSKLPIKSIQQLKKEAESICGVPEKIQFDDEIVAVIKWVDGTVIDSVRKLKI, from the coding sequence ATGAAAAAATATGATAAACTCGTAGTCAACGCACTGGGACGCACCGTTCCCACCATCATCAACGGAAAGCCAGCGGTTCCTTATATGGGTATCGGCAAATACAAACCCGGGGGAGTTAAACATGCCCCTCCTATCGTAAGTAGCGCTGACTACCCTGCAAATGGCAACAAAACCGTTACTTCACTAAAAGAAGCTTTGAAAAAATGTGGATTAAAAAACGGAATGACCATATCAACACACCATCATTTTCGAAATGGTGACCTTGTGGCTCATAAAGTTTTTGACATTGTAAAAGAGATGGGAGTAAAAGATATTATGTGGTTTCCATCCGCTTCATTTGAATGTCATTCCCCTATGACAAAATTTTTAGAAGACGGGACAATACATCATATTGAAGGAAGTATGAATGGTTCACTGGGGCGTTTCACTTCAGAAGGGAAAATGAAAGGCCTTGGTGTGTTACGTTCGCACGGCGGCAGATATCAAGCGGTGCAGGACGGAGACGTGCATATTGATATAGCTGTTATTGCCGCTCCTACAGCCGATGCATTTGGCAATGCCACGGGTGACAGGGGACCAACAGCTTGTGGTTTGCTTGGTTTTGCCCTTGCTGATTCACAATATGCTGATAAAGTTATCGTTGTAACAGATAATCTTGTTCCCTTTCCATGTATTCCATGGCAGATTCATGGCAATTATGTTGATCACGTGGTGGTACTTGACAAAATTGGTATTCCTGAAAAAATTGTTTCTGGTACCACAGAAGTGACCAAAAGCCCCGACCGTTTACTTCTGGCAGAATGGACCGCGCAGTTTTGTGATGAAACAGGAATCATTCATGATGGTTTTTCTTTTCAGGCGGGGGCCGGCGGCACAGCACTTTCGATAGGAATATATTTTGCTGAAATACTTCGTAAACGCGGCATGAAAGCAAGGTTCGCCCGGGGTGGCAGCAATAAATATCTGGTACAGATGCTTGAAGAAGGATTAACAGATTATATACTCGATGGACAGACATTTGACCTTGAGGGAGTTCGTTCCATGCGTGAAAACCCCGGACATATTAATACCAGTCCATTTACAAGCTATAATTACCACGGAAAAGGAAACTTTGCTACCATGGTGGATGTGGTTATCCTCGGGGCTACCGAAGTTGATGTTAACTTCAACGCAAATGTTGTAACTCATTCCGATGGGACTTTGCTGCATGGCATTGGGGGATGGCAAAACTGCCTCTTTTCAAAATGCACTATTTTGCCCATACCGCTTTTCCGCGACAGAATTCCTGTGATTATTGATGATGTTACCACCATTTGCGGCCCGGGAGAACTTATAGATGTGATTGTTACTGAACGTGGTATTGCTATAAATCCTTTACGCAAAGATCTTATCAAAAAGATGAAACATTCAAAACTCCCGATAAAGTCCATACAACAGCTGAAAAAAGAAGCGGAATCTATTTGTGGTGTCCCTGAAAAAATTCAATTCGACGATGAGATAGTTGCTGTAATAAAATGGGTTGACGGGACCGTTATTGATTCTGTCAGAAAGCTAAAAATATAG